The Candidatus Acidiferrales bacterium genome has a segment encoding these proteins:
- the ileS gene encoding isoleucine--tRNA ligase — protein MIKFKEVSDKIKYSDLEREILEFWRNNKIFEKSVAEREGKPGFTFYEGPPTANGRPGIHHVLARTLKDLVCRYKTMRGYQVHRKAGWDTHGLPVEIEVEKKLGIKHKDEIVSYGVEKFNELCRKSVFEYKDDWEKMTEQIGYWVDLNDAYITCDNNYIESVWWALKKFFDAGMIYKGHKIQPYCPRCETPLSSHEVALGYEDVKDPSVYVKMKLRDAENTFFLVWTTTPWTLISNVALAVGSDIDYVKVEHKGEILILARARLSVLDGDYSIIEEMKGSKLIGKEYERIFDYIPVNKKGFYVIHGDFVSTEDGSGIVHIAPAFGEDDYNAGREHDLPVLQPVDRSGNFTKDVTDFAGKFVKDADLEIIANLKRRNILYKKETITHSYPHCWRCKTPLLYYARASWYIATTKFAAKMVDLNKQINWVPPEVGIGRFGNWLEENKDWALSRDRFWGTPLNIWVCQNEKCGHLQSVGSVEELKKADRYNLAVALALKNDELDLHKPFVDAIVLTCEKCGGEMKRTPELIDVWFDSGSMPFAQYHYPFDNEDWLEKHFPADYISEGIDQTRGWFYSMHAIATFLFDSPAYKSVISHELILDKDGQKMSKSKGNVVDPFKVVEDYGADTVRWYLIASSPPHKPKLFDESGLVEVQRKFFSTLLNTYAFFTLYANIDGFTYSEPRIPVSERLEIDRWIVSVMNSLVKDYSTSMDAYDVMKAARAVSDFTIDQLSNWYVRRSRRRFWKGDMAKDKLSAYQTLYECLVTVVKSMSPFAPFLSEELYRNLNGVTSLEPHESVHLSRFPEVNESEIDSQLEERMALAQKIVYLARAMRAKSNIRVRQPLKRIIVPVSSNHVRETISQVESVILDEINVKSIMYVDDDSEFISKGAKPNFKSIGPKFGKDVKVVAELIKSMNSKDIRALEKAGSIDLHVDSKAFHVVREDVEIFSQELSGLLVESDGGLTVALDTELDEGLKREGIAREFVNRIQNLRKDAGFEVTDRISVNVDCPAEFTDAVEKLSDYIKSETLAVDLSTEFQEGEYSEDVEIEKQKFKISLSRVKNAANH, from the coding sequence TTGATTAAGTTCAAAGAAGTCAGCGACAAAATAAAATATTCTGATCTTGAAAGAGAGATTCTTGAGTTCTGGAGAAACAATAAAATTTTTGAAAAAAGTGTCGCCGAGCGCGAGGGGAAACCGGGATTCACTTTTTATGAAGGACCGCCGACCGCAAACGGCCGTCCAGGAATTCACCATGTACTTGCTCGAACTCTGAAGGATCTGGTCTGCCGTTACAAGACTATGCGGGGGTACCAGGTTCATCGCAAAGCGGGCTGGGACACTCACGGTCTGCCGGTGGAGATCGAAGTTGAGAAAAAACTAGGTATAAAGCACAAGGACGAGATTGTCAGCTACGGGGTTGAGAAGTTCAACGAGCTCTGTAGAAAATCGGTCTTCGAGTACAAAGACGATTGGGAAAAGATGACCGAGCAGATCGGATACTGGGTCGATCTCAACGATGCCTATATAACGTGCGACAACAATTACATCGAGTCCGTATGGTGGGCGCTGAAGAAATTCTTCGACGCTGGCATGATATACAAAGGACATAAGATCCAGCCGTATTGCCCGCGCTGCGAGACGCCTCTCTCATCACATGAAGTTGCATTGGGATACGAAGACGTGAAAGACCCGTCGGTCTATGTCAAAATGAAATTGCGTGATGCTGAGAACACGTTTTTCCTCGTATGGACAACCACGCCGTGGACGCTCATATCCAATGTGGCACTCGCCGTTGGAAGCGACATAGATTATGTGAAAGTCGAGCACAAGGGTGAAATCTTGATTCTTGCAAGAGCAAGGTTGTCGGTACTCGACGGCGATTACTCTATCATCGAGGAGATGAAGGGAAGCAAGCTCATCGGGAAAGAGTACGAGAGAATCTTTGATTATATCCCCGTCAACAAGAAAGGATTTTACGTAATCCACGGCGATTTTGTCAGCACGGAGGACGGTTCCGGAATAGTTCACATTGCGCCGGCGTTCGGCGAGGACGATTACAACGCCGGGCGGGAGCATGACCTTCCAGTCCTCCAGCCGGTCGACAGGAGCGGAAACTTCACAAAGGATGTTACGGATTTCGCGGGCAAGTTCGTGAAAGATGCCGATCTTGAGATCATTGCCAATCTTAAGCGGCGGAATATTCTTTACAAGAAAGAGACCATCACGCACAGCTACCCGCATTGCTGGAGATGCAAGACCCCGCTCTTGTATTACGCTCGCGCATCATGGTACATCGCCACGACGAAGTTTGCGGCGAAGATGGTGGATCTGAACAAGCAGATAAACTGGGTGCCGCCGGAAGTCGGGATCGGAAGGTTCGGCAACTGGCTTGAAGAAAACAAGGACTGGGCTTTATCGCGCGATCGGTTCTGGGGAACACCGCTGAATATCTGGGTTTGTCAGAATGAAAAATGCGGACACCTGCAATCCGTCGGGAGCGTGGAAGAGCTAAAGAAGGCGGATCGCTATAATCTCGCGGTTGCCCTCGCATTGAAGAACGACGAGTTGGATTTGCATAAGCCTTTTGTCGACGCGATCGTCTTGACCTGCGAGAAGTGCGGAGGTGAAATGAAACGGACTCCGGAACTCATAGATGTATGGTTCGATTCCGGCTCGATGCCGTTCGCGCAGTACCATTATCCGTTTGATAATGAAGATTGGCTCGAGAAGCATTTCCCTGCGGATTATATTTCGGAAGGCATCGACCAGACACGAGGGTGGTTTTACTCGATGCACGCGATTGCAACTTTTCTTTTCGACAGCCCCGCCTATAAGTCCGTCATCAGCCACGAGTTGATCCTGGATAAAGACGGACAGAAGATGTCGAAATCGAAAGGCAACGTCGTCGATCCGTTCAAAGTAGTTGAAGATTACGGCGCCGATACCGTAAGATGGTACTTGATTGCTTCCAGCCCGCCGCACAAACCGAAACTTTTCGACGAAAGCGGGCTCGTCGAGGTTCAAAGAAAATTTTTCAGCACGCTTCTGAATACTTATGCGTTCTTCACCCTGTATGCGAACATCGACGGCTTTACTTATTCCGAACCGAGAATCCCTGTGAGTGAGCGGCTCGAAATTGACCGCTGGATAGTCTCAGTGATGAATTCGCTCGTGAAAGATTATTCAACCAGCATGGATGCTTACGACGTCATGAAGGCAGCAAGGGCGGTTTCGGATTTTACTATAGATCAGCTTTCAAATTGGTATGTTCGCAGGAGCCGCAGAAGATTCTGGAAAGGCGATATGGCGAAAGACAAACTTTCGGCATATCAGACGTTATATGAATGTCTGGTCACGGTCGTAAAATCGATGTCGCCTTTTGCTCCGTTCCTTTCGGAAGAGCTTTATAGAAACTTAAACGGAGTTACAAGCCTGGAGCCGCACGAATCAGTTCATCTCTCTCGTTTCCCCGAAGTGAATGAGAGTGAGATCGATTCTCAGTTAGAAGAACGTATGGCACTTGCGCAGAAAATAGTTTATCTTGCGAGGGCAATGCGAGCGAAATCAAACATCAGAGTTCGACAGCCGCTTAAAAGAATCATCGTACCGGTTTCTTCCAATCATGTTCGTGAAACCATTTCGCAGGTCGAGAGCGTTATTCTCGACGAGATCAACGTCAAATCGATCATGTACGTAGACGACGATTCGGAGTTTATCAGCAAGGGAGCTAAGCCTAATTTCAAATCAATCGGTCCGAAGTTCGGCAAGGATGTTAAGGTTGTTGCCGAGCTGATAAAATCCATGAACTCTAAGGATATCAGGGCTTTGGAGAAAGCCGGTTCGATAGATTTACATGTCGACAGCAAAGCGTTCCATGTTGTACGAGAAGACGTTGAAATATTCAGTCAGGAACTTTCCGGATTGCTGGTGGAGTCGGACGGAGGCTTGACGGTTGCACTGGACACAGAGCTTGATGAAGGTCTCAAGCGCGAAGGAATTGCACGGGAGTTCGTGAATCGGATTCAGAATCTAAGAAAAGATGCGGGGTTTGAGGTGACAGATAGGATATCCGTGAACGTAGATTGCCCGGCCGAATTCACTGATGCCGTCGAAAAATTATCCGATTATATAAAGTCGGAGACACTTGCCGTCGATCTTTCAACTGAGTTCCAGGAAGGCGAGTACTCCGAGGATGTTGAAATAGAGAAACAGAAGTTTAAAATTTCATTGAGCAGGGTAAAAAATGCCGCGAATCATTAA
- a CDS encoding TraR/DksA family transcriptional regulator produces MAKKKAAKGARAVKAKASKKAVARKKKVRPVKAVASRFVAVKKAIPKKGFTKDELEHFRGIILEKRKQIIEELELMNETLNDNSGGDYFEENSPYSLHMEQGTDTMEKEKNYLLAARQRKFLEYLDDAIKRIDRRVYGFCQDCGKLIDKARLEAVPHAQLCISCKMKRGQ; encoded by the coding sequence ATGGCAAAGAAAAAGGCGGCTAAGGGAGCGCGAGCGGTGAAGGCGAAAGCAAGTAAAAAGGCCGTCGCAAGGAAGAAAAAAGTTCGTCCGGTGAAAGCTGTGGCTTCCCGTTTTGTCGCGGTAAAAAAGGCTATCCCCAAGAAGGGTTTCACGAAGGATGAGCTTGAGCATTTTCGGGGAATCATTCTTGAGAAAAGAAAGCAGATTATTGAAGAGCTTGAATTAATGAATGAAACTCTGAATGACAATTCAGGGGGTGATTACTTTGAGGAGAATTCTCCGTATTCTCTCCACATGGAACAGGGGACGGACACGATGGAGAAAGAGAAAAATTATTTGCTTGCGGCGAGACAGAGAAAGTTCCTCGAATATTTGGACGACGCAATAAAAAGAATTGACCGAAGAGTATACGGATTCTGCCAGGACTGCGGGAAGTTGATCGACAAGGCACGCCTCGAGGCGGTTCCTCATGCGCAGCTTTGTATTTCATGTAAGATGAAGAGAGGCCAGTGA
- the lspA gene encoding signal peptidase II — protein sequence MEHHNLKVLYVSLSVVIADQITKLLVRGVQIPFLGINITGMPLYSSKSIIGDFLRFTYIENPGMAFGIDFGWKSFFAIFSIVASIAIFFYLYKVRQESKIVRFSLAMILGGAVGNLIDRVFYGPLFDGTSLFHGRVIDFIDFDFFNVSVFGYNFSRFPVFNIADASVTIGVIMLLIFHKRTIEESDTVMVNDQQAEGAPSGENSVGQTGETTGSAKG from the coding sequence ATGGAGCACCATAATTTGAAGGTACTTTACGTTTCACTTTCGGTTGTGATTGCAGATCAAATCACGAAACTTCTTGTAAGAGGTGTACAGATCCCTTTTCTCGGAATAAACATCACAGGCATGCCGCTCTATTCGAGCAAATCGATAATTGGGGACTTTCTCAGGTTCACCTACATAGAAAATCCGGGTATGGCGTTCGGAATCGATTTCGGTTGGAAATCCTTCTTCGCAATTTTTTCGATCGTCGCCAGCATAGCGATATTTTTTTACTTGTACAAGGTTCGACAGGAAAGCAAGATCGTGCGGTTTTCTCTCGCGATGATTCTCGGCGGTGCCGTCGGAAATTTGATAGACCGCGTTTTTTACGGTCCTCTATTTGACGGAACGTCGCTGTTCCACGGCCGCGTCATCGACTTCATAGATTTCGACTTTTTCAACGTAAGCGTTTTTGGATATAATTTTTCCCGATTTCCGGTTTTCAATATTGCGGATGCATCGGTCACTATCGGAGTGATAATGCTTCTCATATTCCACAAGCGGACCATCGAAGAATCAGACACAGTCATGGTAAATGACCAGCAGGCCGAAGGCGCGCCGTCGGGAGAAAACTCAGTTGGACAAACCGGTGAGACTACGGGCTCAGCAAAGGGCTGA
- a CDS encoding RluA family pseudouridine synthase, with amino-acid sequence MPLAIRKVEFIVAPGQKKERIDKFLSAQLEGSSRAKVQKYIDDSRVLVNGEPVRASYKILPNDAIVVNIPTSAPLGRVTPEEIPLEVVYEDEYLVVVNKAAGMVTHPGHGNWSGTLANALLFHCSRLSTLNDPAMRPGIVHRLDKDTSGLIVAAKDDATHASLARQFADRTIEREYWALVWGKLSSKRGLIESMIARSKSDRKKFAVVEDEDDANGKFAATEYEVLKEFKFLTLVRLKLRTGRTHQIRVHFSHIGHSVFGDPTYHGRRINYGPNGSSRDELTPRHRQEVSNLLKIMDRQALHAKTLGFVHPATKQFMHFDSDLPEDFKEVLEQIS; translated from the coding sequence ATGCCGTTGGCAATTCGGAAAGTTGAATTCATCGTCGCCCCCGGGCAGAAGAAAGAGCGGATAGACAAATTCCTCTCCGCCCAGCTTGAAGGCTCAAGCCGCGCAAAAGTACAAAAGTATATTGACGATAGCCGCGTCCTTGTAAATGGAGAACCCGTCCGCGCCAGCTATAAGATATTACCCAATGACGCGATCGTCGTAAACATTCCCACCTCGGCTCCTCTTGGCAGAGTCACGCCTGAAGAGATTCCACTCGAAGTGGTGTACGAAGATGAATATCTGGTCGTCGTCAATAAGGCTGCGGGAATGGTCACGCATCCGGGCCACGGTAATTGGAGCGGCACACTCGCGAACGCGCTCTTGTTTCATTGTAGCAGGCTTTCAACTTTGAACGACCCTGCGATGAGGCCTGGGATAGTCCATCGCCTCGATAAAGATACGAGCGGGCTGATCGTAGCTGCTAAAGACGACGCTACTCACGCCTCGCTCGCAAGACAATTCGCTGACAGGACGATCGAAAGAGAATACTGGGCGCTGGTCTGGGGAAAACTCTCCAGCAAACGCGGCCTCATCGAGAGCATGATCGCGCGGAGCAAAAGTGACAGGAAAAAATTTGCGGTTGTGGAAGATGAAGATGATGCCAATGGAAAATTCGCCGCGACGGAATATGAAGTGCTCAAGGAGTTCAAATTCCTTACCCTCGTCAGGCTGAAGCTCAGGACGGGCCGCACGCATCAGATCCGTGTCCACTTTTCTCACATCGGTCACTCTGTTTTCGGAGACCCGACATATCATGGCCGCCGGATCAACTACGGTCCAAATGGATCTTCCCGGGACGAGTTGACGCCACGGCACAGGCAGGAAGTTTCTAACCTTCTCAAGATTATGGACCGGCAGGCGCTTCACGCGAAAACTCTCGGATTCGTTCATCCTGCAACGAAGCAATTCATGCACTTCGACTCCGATTTGCCGGAAGATTTTAAAGAAGTACTCGAACAAATCAGCTGA
- a CDS encoding VOC family protein yields the protein MKLVLHEIELSADDVEAGEKFYNELLDLRIRQDQKDLKVFDSGAQGLNFDISIHKTGKTSVSFLTDDLDAVTEKLKSHGVQFDCPCATHPGMKSMILTDPDAHCVVINTPTDSSPDWLKKIVG from the coding sequence ATGAAACTTGTTCTTCATGAAATCGAGCTCAGCGCTGACGATGTCGAAGCCGGCGAAAAGTTTTATAATGAACTGCTTGACCTTCGGATCAGACAAGATCAGAAAGATCTTAAGGTCTTTGACTCGGGCGCACAAGGATTGAATTTCGATATCTCTATTCATAAAACAGGTAAGACATCCGTATCATTTCTCACAGACGACCTCGATGCTGTAACGGAAAAGCTTAAATCGCATGGCGTGCAGTTCGATTGTCCTTGCGCGACCCATCCCGGCATGAAATCCATGATTCTCACCGACCCGGATGCACATTGTGTAGTCATCAATACACCTACCGATTCTTCACCCGATTGGCTCAAGAAAATAGTCGGTTGA
- a CDS encoding DUF6252 family protein, giving the protein MQALKKLYPIPIIALLFLFPGCSRTTFDADVDGVPMNASAAGARYDGGRLDIGYRRYEPDTAGILIEINAKGPGTFVFNDDDPKTGNGAAYFPCAHSDNSNDTVFATNSHATGTVTISGLDIEEKTVSGSFQFQASQIAPHGSKVVNIKGSFENVPLE; this is encoded by the coding sequence ATGCAAGCACTTAAGAAACTCTATCCGATTCCGATCATTGCTTTACTATTTCTTTTCCCCGGATGCAGCCGAACTACGTTCGATGCCGATGTCGATGGTGTTCCGATGAACGCTTCTGCCGCTGGGGCACGATATGATGGCGGTCGGCTTGATATCGGTTACAGGCGATACGAGCCGGATACAGCTGGAATTTTAATTGAAATTAATGCTAAAGGGCCAGGGACATTTGTATTTAATGACGACGATCCTAAGACGGGAAACGGCGCGGCCTATTTCCCCTGTGCACACTCGGATAATTCCAATGACACTGTTTTTGCTACGAATAGTCATGCGACAGGCACCGTGACGATTAGTGGTTTAGACATAGAGGAGAAGACTGTGTCGGGATCATTTCAGTTCCAGGCGTCTCAGATTGCCCCGCATGGCTCGAAGGTTGTCAATATCAAAGGCTCATTTGAAAATGTGCCGCTGGAATGA
- a CDS encoding MauE/DoxX family redox-associated membrane protein — translation MTLKIKFQHIAALLVGCYFIVSCAGKILGIEQFVETFQSYGLPSFLTPVAVAIPPLELILGFLIILPATRKIASGIVFLLLIIFTGAFSYAHFFRGVEQCGCYGRFAFLDKNFSQLLAVNGALMILSAILFAMSTKKPLLHRGKILVVAVTVASVAGVVSAELVGRGGTDERSVYAQIITTGNDSTYALFFYEMDCPHCWNALGNVEGLQSSKVVDRVIGCTFGTDSSLTNFERTFHPNFVTHLIPVENFFELVRSVPSIEFVKNDSIIYSDEGDIRLPLWYAQHVFKERAGY, via the coding sequence ATGACATTGAAAATAAAATTCCAGCATATCGCGGCATTATTGGTCGGCTGTTACTTCATCGTCTCCTGTGCAGGGAAGATTCTTGGTATCGAACAATTCGTGGAAACTTTCCAGAGCTACGGTCTGCCGTCGTTCCTCACACCAGTCGCAGTTGCAATTCCGCCGTTGGAGTTAATTCTCGGCTTTCTTATTATCCTTCCCGCGACGAGGAAGATCGCGAGCGGCATCGTGTTCCTTCTCCTCATAATTTTCACCGGTGCTTTCTCTTATGCTCATTTCTTCAGAGGAGTGGAGCAATGCGGCTGCTACGGCAGGTTTGCCTTCCTCGACAAAAACTTTTCGCAGCTTCTCGCCGTCAACGGTGCACTCATGATTCTTTCGGCGATTCTCTTCGCGATGTCGACAAAGAAACCACTTCTTCACCGCGGAAAGATTTTGGTGGTTGCTGTCACCGTCGCTTCCGTCGCTGGTGTCGTCTCGGCGGAACTTGTCGGACGCGGAGGAACAGACGAAAGATCTGTATATGCTCAGATCATCACGACCGGCAATGACTCCACATATGCGTTGTTCTTTTACGAGATGGACTGTCCGCATTGCTGGAACGCACTCGGAAATGTCGAAGGGCTGCAGAGCAGTAAGGTGGTCGACAGAGTTATCGGTTGCACCTTCGGCACGGATTCAAGTTTAACGAATTTCGAACGCACCTTCCATCCGAACTTCGTCACACATTTGATTCCGGTGGAAAATTTTTTTGAATTGGTTCGTTCTGTTCCGTCAATCGAATTTGTTAAGAATGATTCCATTATCTACAGCGATGAAGGCGATATAAGGTTACCTTTATGGTACGCCCAGCATGTGTTCAAGGAGAGGGCAGGATATTGA
- a CDS encoding heme-binding protein, producing the protein MSQEKLQTAIGKIINEISGFIPEYMSNPSDKSISNGNVAVCVIDKDGNVCGRMFGPDKNRSRQSFKIAWTKASQVWITGMRTGEYERKVFNGEVDEYKFGIQRPDFIGWDGGQPITLKDGTNLSVGFSGFRGASDLEIVQKSVAKTKL; encoded by the coding sequence ATGTCGCAAGAGAAATTACAGACTGCAATTGGCAAAATCATAAATGAGATATCGGGGTTCATTCCAGAGTATATGAGTAATCCATCGGATAAATCTATCTCCAATGGAAATGTTGCCGTATGTGTCATTGACAAGGATGGAAATGTCTGCGGAAGGATGTTCGGGCCCGACAAGAATAGGTCGAGACAATCATTTAAGATTGCATGGACAAAAGCAAGTCAGGTTTGGATCACCGGAATGAGGACGGGGGAATACGAAAGGAAAGTGTTTAATGGAGAGGTTGACGAATATAAATTTGGGATCCAGAGACCGGATTTCATCGGATGGGATGGCGGACAACCCATCACATTGAAGGACGGGACAAATCTCTCGGTGGGTTTCAGCGGATTTCGTGGCGCGAGCGATCTTGAGATTGTGCAGAAATCTGTCGCGAAGACAAAGTTGTAA
- the msrB gene encoding peptide-methionine (R)-S-oxide reductase MsrB, with amino-acid sequence MSDQKLSMDEKIAKDDKEWKEDLSPEVYHITREKGTERAFTGKYWDFHGKGMYNCACCENELFDSETKFDSGSGWPSFYRPISGEMIEEEKDMSFGMIRTEVKCGKCGAHLGHVFEDGPKPTGLRYCINSASLKFKESA; translated from the coding sequence ATGTCTGATCAAAAATTGAGTATGGATGAAAAGATTGCAAAGGATGATAAAGAATGGAAGGAAGATCTGTCCCCTGAGGTGTACCACATTACGCGCGAAAAGGGAACCGAGCGAGCGTTCACCGGCAAGTATTGGGACTTTCATGGAAAGGGAATGTATAACTGCGCCTGCTGCGAAAACGAACTTTTCGATTCTGAGACTAAGTTCGATTCGGGATCCGGCTGGCCGAGCTTCTACAGACCCATCTCAGGTGAAATGATCGAAGAAGAGAAGGACATGAGCTTCGGAATGATCAGGACGGAAGTCAAGTGCGGTAAGTGCGGTGCACATCTTGGCCATGTTTTTGAGGACGGCCCGAAACCGACAGGACTTCGTTATTGTATTAATTCCGCTTCATTAAAATTTAAAGAGAGTGCCTAA
- the galK gene encoding galactokinase: MSDHSKLRVRHHQRPAVNSKEEVVLEGDIKKDLVRLYREEFGKMPDVVTSAPGRINLMGEHTDYNEGYVLPIAIDRRTYTAAGKRNGNLFIAFSKELGKKTSFEILSGKFEQTNFWVNYIKGACTILNAERPVEGINFAVGSTVPRGSGLSSSAAYVVSVIEAIAYLSGIVLKDIDVAVLAQRIENEFVGVQSGIMDPFVAKFAREGSALLIDTKTLEHQYITMPEDCSILVCVTGVKRALATTEYNKRRQQCQEAVAELSKVLDRSITSLRDVTIDELKNVDGEVDRTLYLRALHVVSENDRAVKTGAALTNGDKEFVGDMMLESHMSLCNNFQVSGPELNAFVDIAEPLEGVYGSRMTGAGFGGSAICLVDSRNEDELTKKIAFEYKRRGYENGTVFIARTGYGSRVEKS; this comes from the coding sequence TTGAGCGATCACTCTAAGTTGAGAGTCAGACATCACCAGCGACCCGCCGTTAATTCAAAGGAAGAGGTGGTCTTGGAAGGCGACATCAAGAAGGACTTAGTCAGACTTTATCGCGAGGAATTCGGTAAGATGCCTGATGTCGTCACAAGTGCTCCTGGCCGAATAAACCTAATGGGTGAACACACTGACTATAACGAAGGCTACGTGCTGCCGATCGCTATTGATCGCCGGACGTACACTGCGGCGGGAAAACGCAACGGAAATCTTTTCATCGCTTTCTCAAAAGAGCTCGGCAAGAAAACCTCTTTTGAAATCTTGTCTGGAAAATTCGAACAAACGAACTTCTGGGTAAACTATATCAAGGGCGCCTGCACGATACTCAACGCGGAAAGACCAGTTGAAGGAATAAATTTCGCGGTCGGAAGCACAGTTCCCCGCGGTAGCGGGCTCAGCTCCTCAGCTGCCTATGTCGTTTCGGTAATAGAAGCAATCGCCTATCTATCCGGAATTGTTCTGAAGGACATAGACGTGGCCGTTCTTGCCCAGCGAATTGAAAATGAATTTGTCGGGGTTCAATCGGGGATCATGGATCCGTTTGTTGCAAAATTCGCGCGTGAGGGGTCGGCCCTTCTGATCGACACGAAAACGCTTGAACACCAGTATATTACCATGCCGGAAGACTGCTCAATACTCGTTTGTGTGACAGGCGTGAAGAGGGCACTCGCCACAACGGAATATAATAAGCGGCGGCAACAATGCCAGGAAGCAGTTGCTGAGTTGTCGAAGGTCCTCGATAGAAGTATCACATCGCTTAGAGATGTTACAATCGACGAGCTGAAGAATGTCGACGGTGAAGTGGATCGGACCCTGTACCTGCGGGCACTCCATGTTGTGAGTGAGAATGACAGGGCAGTAAAAACTGGTGCTGCGCTGACAAATGGCGACAAGGAATTTGTCGGAGACATGATGCTGGAATCGCATATGAGTCTTTGCAACAACTTTCAAGTCAGCGGACCGGAATTAAACGCCTTCGTGGACATAGCCGAGCCGCTTGAAGGGGTTTACGGGTCAAGGATGACCGGCGCGGGCTTCGGCGGAAGCGCGATCTGTCTTGTAGATTCGAGAAATGAAGATGAATTGACAAAAAAAATCGCCTTCGAGTACAAAAGAAGGGGGTACGAAAACGGGACAGTATTCATCGCAAGAACCGGCTACGGGTCGAGAGTGGAGAAATCCTGA